Genomic DNA from Halomicroarcula saliterrae:
GCCGAGCTGAGGCTATTGTTGCGGAAGCTAAGCAACACGTTCCCGTTGGTCATACGCTGGCCGAGCGAGCGGCGTCGTACTATGCTCAGCGAAGCAATCCAGCAAGTGGCGTGGGTGAGGCCCGCGTTACTGATTTAACCAACATTACAGAGACAGTCGGTGAGCCGCGCTACCTCTCTAAAGGATGGGATGCTGGCGATGAACGCGGGATGTACGTATCTGATGTCGGTCGCAACACGACTAAGCCAGTTCCGACTGGATTGCACATCCTCGATAATCCGGACTACCCAGGTGTTCCCAAAGCAGAGACTCATCCCGATGCCAGCTACGATGCCCTGCCTGTTGGCGAGGATGGAGCAGTTATCCCTCCCGCTGTCCCCATCGATCCGCGTCTTCAGCTCCCACTTGACGAACTCATTGCGAAGAAACTCGCACGAGGGCTCGTTCCTATCCGAGTGGTAGGCCCGCGAGGGTCGGGGAAGAACTATCTTATCAAGTACCTCTGCCACAAGACAAATCGTGGCTATCAGTCCATCGACGTCGACCGGGCGACGGAGCCCGAGGACCTCTTTGGGCCACTTGTTCCCGACGGCGACGTGATCATCCCACGCAACGGCGCCGTGAAACAGGGGCTGATCAACGGCGATACAATCGTCATCAACGAGTTCCCTGTCATGCAAGCCGGGGCAGCGATTGCGCTGCACCGACTCCTGAACGAGGGGACACTCCTGGTCAAGAGCCACGGCGAACTTGTCGAACCACACCCCTCGGCGCGACTCATCATCACGATGAATCCGCCAACCAGAGAATACAGAGACTCGGAACCGATGAACTCGGCGACGAGAGGGCGCTTTCGGTCGTTCGAGCAACCGTACATCCAAGATATCGACGAGGAAGTCGAGACATTGTATCCGCAGGTCAACGGTGACACCGAAGTTGTGGACCGTACGACCCTGAAGCGAATCGTCCGGTTTGCTCACAAGACCCGCGAAAACGAGAACTGGCCGACTCTCAGCACACGGAATCTCACAATCCTCTGTGAGCACATCGAAGACGGAGCATCCCCGAAAGCCGCTACAAAGAATGAACTCTGGGCTGTGGCAGAACCCAATCAGTACCCGGAAGATGCTCACGAGACGCTGAACGATATTTTGTGAATCTGCCTACGGCGGGAAGGGAGGTAGCCACTATCCGTCGTCATACTTACTTGCCCATCTTCTGTCTGTGTTACGTACTGCTATCAAATCGCGCACTCATGGCGTCACCTCGTACTTTTCAGCTAGTTCCTGGAAGTCCTCCCACTCGGGAAGTCGAGACGTCCGCTGGTCTCCGCTGGTGTCGAGGTATGTGCAAAGATCGTCGACGACGTCGTCGACGCCGTACTTGGTGGCCTGAGCTCGGAGTTCGTCCCTGTCGATACTGGCGTGACTGAGCAAGAGTAGGCAATATGACTGAGCCCGTGCACCCGAATCAATCACGAGCATATGGCAGCACAATATCTCCGGTGAGAGTTCACTCATCGTCTTCGAATAGAGGTAGTATCGGCGGTCACGGGCCAACAGCGGCAGGTCATATCGCTGGAATTGGTCCGGCCCTGTCGGAATGAAGTGTTCTTCGGTAATCTCAGTCGTCGTCTGGACAAGGAACTCGTCGAGGGCTTCCCACAGAATGGTGTACGTGTTGGCCTGTTGTTCGACAGTCTGGCGGTGACCGTGATGGGCAAGCTCACGAGCGAATGCACTCAACTGTTCGAAGCCGTCATTCAGTGCGTACGTCCCATTGTCGGTTTGGTAGACGATTCCCCGATGCTGAAGCGGGGAAAGCGCACGGTGGACGCTACTCCTGTGGACATCGGTGTGACGTGCGAGATCAGTTACAGTCCGTGGGGTATCGAGAAAGTAGCAAACACGGAGAGCAGCCCCTGACAACAGCTCCGGCCAGTCAATGTGTGAATACTGCTGCGTGAGAGCGGCGAGTAATTCGAGTGCTTTTGCGTCCGATAGTCGAATCTGCTTTGTCTTTCCTTGTCGACGTGTCTCGACGAGTCCAGACGTTTCGAGCTGTTCGACGAGTTTTGAGGTATAGCTGAGACTTCGATCGAGATTCGCCGCGAGCTCAGAGACCGTCTGCTCACCGCGGAGGGCAGTGAGGGCGCGAATCTCGCCTTCTGTGAGCATACTGTTGCATAATAGCGAATCAATATATAAATCACTTCGGTATTTTGCAACGCCAAACCGCTATTTCATAGCGGGTTTTTTACCATCGCCGAACTGATAACAGGTGTCCCCACCAGTACTGATTTAGAGAGCGCGAGTCCGGTCAGTACAGGCCATGGATGTCTCGTTTGTTTCTCTGCTTCCAGCATGGATAGGAGTACTTGGTCTTCACCATCCTTATATAGCCAGAGTGACATTCTACTGTACGGAATCACAGTTTCACACTGTGCGTTTGTCCCGACGATGAAGGGGCCGCTTGAACCGGGTCTACCGGACGTGCAGGGGGTTATCCCTTGTTCTCTTCGCGTGGTCGTCACGCGGAACGCCTTAACAAACTCCGCATTCCGCACTACGAGCCACCACTATGTCACAAACCACCGACTCGGCGTCACTCGACAGCATGTTCGACGCCCTACGAAACCCGTACCGCCGACGAATCATGCTCGCTATCTCGGACCACAATCCACGCGATATAACTGAATTTACCCAAAACAAATTCGCATCCCCCACATTGGTCAATACAAGTGAACCAGTGAGAGAGACTGGTGATTGAGCGGCTTGAAGTCATTTTTTGGTTCTTACGTATTATCCTTTATTATCTGTCGGCATGATTCAATGAATTCAACCAAGTCTCGACCGGCGTCTCGCGAAATGCTAATGAGAATTATTTCTGATTCTGAATATGGGAACTGAATTATACACGCGTTCTCATGGTAGTCAACTAGAGCACGTCGTTCCCCTACCGGTTTACCTTCAAGTCCGGGTGATAGAAATGGATCTTGAAGCCGGAATGTGTTTACGACTTCTCTGTATCCTTCTTTTGTATATTCTTGTTGTAGATCGTCATTGAGATAGTGGATGTCGAAATCGTCGTTCTTGATAATGACTACTGTCCGAAGACCGTGGCCAATGCGGTCATAGATGTACTCTGCAAGTATTTCTGCTGCCTGTTCGACCATACAGCATTTTAATACCGGCCAGAATATAGTTACTTCTAACTGGATCTGTCATTATGGTAGACTACTCGGCCTTTCGCGTATCCCTGTGTAAAAAATTCGCCCGAATCTCAGTGCAGAAGCAGACACCGATACACCAGAAGGGAGGTTTCTCGGGGACCGAATCTTGAACGCACGCGACTCAATACCGGCTTCAGTATCTAATTACTGTCATAGGCATTATTGGCTTTGTTGTAATCCTCAGAAGATGATACATTCTGACTCTGTGCGGTCAATACAAGCCAGTGAAGACTTGCTTCGTCACACTGACTTTGACCACTTGTGGTTACACTTTGAACACTCGAAATTATGGAACGCTTCCCCATCTTTGTTTTCTGTTCCCGTCGATGCGGCGAGAGGATATTCACATTCTGGGCACGCCGTAGTGGGCATATTGACCGTTTATCCCATACACAGAAACATCTATTGCCATGTTGGGCCGTGCAAATCACTTCGCACACCTACTGAGCAGATAGTTCAGTAGTCTCTGAGTGAAACAAATTGAGGCATCGTGCTGACTACACTGTCTATATTCCGCACCAAAGTAAAATTTGGCGCAAAATAATATTTTTCAGGACCGGCTGGTTTGTGTCCCCCAACTCACAGAGGGGCGTTCCATTCAGGAGTTTTCAATCGTGCCGCCATCCGCCACTAAGCTCACCGCCAGAAGTATCGTCAACGAAATCAATCCCCAGGTGACTGAAGTTACTCGCCTGTCGTCCCAGCGGGCTGACCGACTGCGAGAGTTTATCTGCGGCCATCTACCTCCCGACATATCGATCTCTGTCCGAGTCTCA
This window encodes:
- a CDS encoding AAA family ATPase, with translation MSDQQAADLIDEGEKSGIYTLTRSSGGSATIDNVVPQGEEPEVITAAFGQGPPDDTVDFRIIGVVTDSINDALQEAGYTDLGALSEADIDDLTHLTSTLTESRAEAIVAEAKQHVPVGHTLAERAASYYAQRSNPASGVGEARVTDLTNITETVGEPRYLSKGWDAGDERGMYVSDVGRNTTKPVPTGLHILDNPDYPGVPKAETHPDASYDALPVGEDGAVIPPAVPIDPRLQLPLDELIAKKLARGLVPIRVVGPRGSGKNYLIKYLCHKTNRGYQSIDVDRATEPEDLFGPLVPDGDVIIPRNGAVKQGLINGDTIVINEFPVMQAGAAIALHRLLNEGTLLVKSHGELVEPHPSARLIITMNPPTREYRDSEPMNSATRGRFRSFEQPYIQDIDEEVETLYPQVNGDTEVVDRTTLKRIVRFAHKTRENENWPTLSTRNLTILCEHIEDGASPKAATKNELWAVAEPNQYPEDAHETLNDIL
- a CDS encoding winged helix-turn-helix domain-containing protein; translated protein: MLTEGEIRALTALRGEQTVSELAANLDRSLSYTSKLVEQLETSGLVETRRQGKTKQIRLSDAKALELLAALTQQYSHIDWPELLSGAALRVCYFLDTPRTVTDLARHTDVHRSSVHRALSPLQHRGIVYQTDNGTYALNDGFEQLSAFARELAHHGHRQTVEQQANTYTILWEALDEFLVQTTTEITEEHFIPTGPDQFQRYDLPLLARDRRYYLYSKTMSELSPEILCCHMLVIDSGARAQSYCLLLLSHASIDRDELRAQATKYGVDDVVDDLCTYLDTSGDQRTSRLPEWEDFQELAEKYEVTP